Proteins found in one Bremerella volcania genomic segment:
- a CDS encoding DUF1549 domain-containing protein: protein MSRWQFLPVTFGVVLAMAAGLSAADKAEDYGIPQVATINEKIRLGWEDYGISPSPEEIDTVWARRLFLDVLGRVPSVDELNEFQRDRGKDKKKNLVDKLLYDEQYTEEYARNWTTIWTNILIGRNGGTDNNSQISRPGMQKYLRDSFARNKPYDQIVKELVTATGANTPGMPNFNGAVNFYMDKLEEDGVQATAKTAQIFLGMQVQCTQCHNHPFNEWKQEKFWNMNAFFRQTRAQRGQMPAGGDDNMRAMTLNNVDFMGEGRNINNAEIYYELRNGLLKVAYPEFLDGQKIPTSGRVSEVNRRDELAKFIIDSENLPEAIANRYWGHFLGYGFTKPVDDMGPHNRPTHPELVTYLGEQVRGNSFNLKDLIRWITLSEAYGLSSKITKGNALDDPTVGEPPKFSHFYLRQMQAEQLYESLLVATEAHKTRGNYEAQEKKKSEWMQQFVTAFGTDEGDEATTFNGTIPQALMMFNGDLVMDAVSTKQGSFIHRMAAEGRDGKEAINHLYMATVARRPTRNELQAANYLIGVHKGDMAKAMQDVFWALLNSNEFILNH from the coding sequence ATGTCGCGCTGGCAATTTCTTCCCGTTACGTTCGGCGTCGTGCTCGCAATGGCCGCGGGCTTGAGTGCCGCTGATAAAGCTGAAGATTACGGCATCCCACAGGTTGCCACGATCAACGAGAAGATTCGTCTCGGTTGGGAAGACTATGGAATCTCGCCATCTCCCGAAGAGATCGACACTGTTTGGGCACGTCGCCTGTTCCTTGATGTCCTGGGACGCGTTCCTTCGGTCGACGAATTGAATGAGTTTCAGCGTGATCGCGGCAAGGACAAGAAGAAGAATCTGGTCGACAAGCTCCTCTACGACGAGCAATACACCGAAGAATATGCCCGCAACTGGACCACCATTTGGACCAACATCCTGATTGGTCGTAACGGCGGTACTGACAACAACTCGCAGATCAGCCGCCCTGGGATGCAAAAGTACCTACGGGATAGCTTCGCTCGAAACAAGCCATACGACCAAATAGTCAAAGAACTGGTGACCGCTACCGGTGCCAACACGCCTGGCATGCCCAACTTCAACGGTGCCGTCAACTTCTACATGGACAAGTTGGAAGAAGATGGCGTTCAGGCGACCGCCAAGACGGCCCAGATTTTCCTCGGTATGCAGGTTCAGTGTACCCAGTGCCACAACCATCCATTCAACGAATGGAAGCAGGAAAAGTTCTGGAACATGAACGCGTTCTTCCGTCAAACGCGTGCTCAACGTGGTCAGATGCCTGCTGGTGGCGACGATAACATGCGAGCGATGACGCTCAACAACGTCGACTTCATGGGAGAAGGCCGCAACATCAACAATGCCGAAATTTACTACGAACTGCGTAACGGCCTGCTGAAGGTCGCTTATCCAGAATTTCTGGATGGTCAGAAGATCCCCACCAGTGGTCGTGTTTCGGAAGTCAACCGTCGCGATGAACTGGCGAAGTTCATCATCGACTCCGAGAACCTGCCCGAAGCGATCGCCAACCGTTACTGGGGTCACTTCCTCGGTTACGGCTTCACGAAGCCTGTCGACGACATGGGCCCCCACAATCGCCCCACCCATCCGGAACTGGTCACCTACCTGGGTGAGCAAGTTCGTGGTAACAGTTTCAACCTGAAGGACTTGATCCGCTGGATCACCCTGAGCGAAGCGTATGGTCTTTCCAGCAAGATCACCAAGGGGAATGCCCTGGACGATCCGACCGTCGGCGAACCGCCGAAGTTCAGCCACTTCTACCTGCGTCAGATGCAGGCCGAACAGCTGTACGAATCGCTGCTGGTCGCCACCGAGGCTCACAAGACTCGCGGCAATTACGAAGCTCAGGAAAAGAAGAAGAGCGAATGGATGCAGCAGTTTGTCACCGCCTTCGGAACCGATGAAGGGGACGAAGCGACGACGTTCAACGGCACTATTCCTCAGGCCCTGATGATGTTCAATGGCGACCTGGTCATGGACGCCGTCAGCACGAAGCAAGGCAGCTTCATCCACCGCATGGCCGCGGAAGGTCGCGATGGTAAGGAAGCAATCAATCACTTGTACATGGCAACGGTGGCTCGCCGCCCAACGCGAAACGAGCTGCAGGCCGCTAACTACCTCATTGGTGTTCACAAGGGAGACATGGCCAAGGCCATGCAAGACGTCTTCTGGGCTCTCTTGAACAGCAACGAGTTTATTTTGAATCACTAA
- a CDS encoding GNAT family N-acetyltransferase, which yields MASSPDLPWDITSTSATDSPEVDQVHTWLREYNWNANQAFMERATHDADFSKPLVLLARDQNKLVGGLIAEHVLAWLKISIMAVDPPYRGQGIGSSLLIDAERRAAAMGCKYLYADTMQYQAPQFYLKHGFQVAGQIPNWDSHGHTKFFMTKEL from the coding sequence ATGGCATCCTCTCCAGATCTCCCGTGGGATATCACCAGCACATCGGCAACCGACTCTCCGGAAGTAGACCAAGTCCATACATGGCTTCGTGAATATAATTGGAACGCCAACCAGGCGTTCATGGAACGCGCCACCCACGATGCGGATTTCTCGAAACCACTGGTCCTGCTCGCGCGGGATCAAAACAAACTCGTCGGTGGATTGATTGCCGAGCATGTCCTGGCCTGGCTGAAGATCTCGATCATGGCGGTCGACCCTCCGTATCGCGGCCAGGGGATTGGATCGAGCCTGTTGATCGACGCGGAGCGGCGTGCCGCGGCGATGGGCTGCAAGTACCTCTACGCCGACACCATGCAGTACCAGGCACCCCAGTTCTACCTCAAGCACGGGTTCCAGGTCGCCGGGCAGATCCCGAACTGGGACTCGCATGGACACACGAAGTTCTTCATGACCAAAGAACTTTAG
- a CDS encoding RNA polymerase sigma factor encodes MSISESTARRYELQDPDVRLMLLVRDDDAAAFEELMLRYQRRVVTVLEHLVGKRDLAEDLAQDVFMRVYRSRKSYVPGSRFSTWLFTIVNNVASNARRSLARRKEVQVTNAAEQSGSQPADPMERIATAASGMMPTRQLDKSEMGSIVRQAVESLNERQRMAVLLSKFEEMSYADIAETMGMSVQAIKSLLSRARANLKEALQPYLQEGTVP; translated from the coding sequence TTGTCGATTTCGGAATCGACTGCCCGAAGATACGAACTGCAAGATCCGGATGTCCGGCTCATGCTGTTGGTGCGCGATGACGACGCGGCCGCGTTCGAAGAGCTGATGCTCCGATACCAACGCCGGGTCGTCACGGTGTTGGAACACTTGGTGGGGAAGCGAGATCTAGCCGAAGACCTTGCCCAGGACGTCTTTATGCGCGTTTATCGCTCGCGCAAGTCGTACGTGCCGGGCTCGCGGTTCTCGACATGGCTTTTCACCATCGTGAACAACGTGGCCAGCAACGCCCGCCGCAGCCTGGCCCGTCGCAAGGAAGTTCAAGTCACCAACGCCGCCGAGCAATCAGGCAGCCAACCGGCTGACCCCATGGAGCGTATCGCCACGGCAGCCAGCGGCATGATGCCTACCCGGCAACTCGATAAATCAGAAATGGGTTCGATCGTCCGCCAGGCGGTCGAGTCCCTCAACGAACGACAACGGATGGCCGTGTTGCTCTCGAAATTTGAAGAGATGAGCTACGCCGACATCGCCGAAACGATGGGCATGTCGGTTCAAGCCATCAAGTCGTTATTGTCCCGAGCCCGGGCCAACCTGAAAGAAGCCCTGCAACCCTACTTACAAGAAGGAACCGTCCCCTAA
- a CDS encoding anti-sigma factor family protein: MTDPTAHPDAKTEMDELLAAYLDNELDDTERSLVETRLAEDETFRSRLDDLDRAWDMLDALPKADLDDEKFVRTTVEMITVAASQEIQQYEQQRKRTAIIRQAGIALGIVALIGMGYMLTQWRLNRPDRILVDNLTVIENVDELERVDNIEFLEALRKEGLFTGETSDES, from the coding sequence ATGACCGATCCCACTGCACATCCCGACGCGAAGACCGAGATGGACGAGCTGCTGGCCGCCTATCTCGACAACGAGCTTGACGATACGGAACGCTCGCTGGTCGAAACACGCCTGGCCGAGGACGAAACGTTCCGCAGCCGGCTCGACGACCTCGATCGCGCCTGGGATATGCTCGACGCACTTCCCAAAGCCGATCTCGACGACGAAAAGTTCGTCCGCACCACGGTCGAGATGATCACCGTCGCCGCGTCGCAAGAGATTCAGCAGTACGAGCAACAGCGCAAACGAACCGCCATCATTCGCCAGGCAGGCATTGCTTTGGGCATCGTGGCCTTGATCGGCATGGGTTACATGCTCACCCAATGGCGGCTCAATCGCCCCGATCGCATTCTCGTCGATAACCTGACGGTCATCGAAAACGTTGACGAACTGGAGCGTGTCGACAATATCGAATTTCTGGAAGCCCTGCGGAAAGAAGGCCTTTTCACGGGAGAGACCAGCGATGAATCGTAA